In the Aneurinibacillus soli genome, one interval contains:
- a CDS encoding NifU family protein: MVKGVNNLMTKFDEVQEVLNKLRPFLQRDGGDCELVDVTDEGIVEVRLHGACGSCPSSTITLKSGIERALVEEVEGIVEVRQVF, from the coding sequence ATGGTGAAAGGAGTGAATAACCTTATGACAAAGTTTGATGAAGTACAAGAGGTTTTAAATAAACTGCGTCCGTTCCTGCAACGTGACGGAGGCGACTGTGAACTCGTTGATGTTACAGACGAAGGCATCGTGGAAGTTCGTCTGCACGGTGCATGCGGTAGCTGCCCGAGCTCCACAATCACGCTGAAATCGGGCATTGAGCGCGCACTCGTGGAAGAAGTAGAAGGCATCGTGGAAGTTCGTCAAGTGTTCTAA
- a CDS encoding YuzD family protein, which translates to MELLVFGAEQLCASCAHLPSARDTAEWLEAALHRKYGEAITVRYVDIYSELAGMEAEFAARIRAEELWYPLVVLNGMIVGEGSPKLKEIEHAIESMQIG; encoded by the coding sequence ATGGAACTGCTTGTATTCGGTGCCGAGCAACTATGTGCAAGCTGTGCCCATCTTCCGTCTGCCCGTGATACGGCAGAATGGCTCGAAGCGGCGCTTCATCGTAAATATGGCGAAGCTATCACGGTACGCTATGTAGATATTTACAGTGAGTTAGCTGGTATGGAAGCCGAATTCGCGGCACGCATTCGGGCGGAAGAGCTATGGTATCCGCTTGTGGTATTGAATGGAATGATTGTTGGGGAAGGCAGTCCGAAGTTAAAAGAGATTGAACATGCAATTGAATCTATGCAGATAGGGTGA
- the erpA gene encoding iron-sulfur cluster insertion protein ErpA: MINLTESAARKIQEMIVSENNDQLFLRVGVRPGGCSGFSYGMGFDDEGHEGDVSFDLNGVKVVVDKDSIRYLEGVTIDFKESMMGGGFTVDNPNATASCGCGSSFRTKEEAGTPGDC; this comes from the coding sequence ATGATTAACCTTACGGAAAGTGCAGCTCGCAAAATTCAAGAGATGATTGTAAGCGAAAATAACGACCAGCTTTTCCTGCGTGTGGGTGTTCGCCCAGGCGGATGCAGCGGGTTCTCATATGGAATGGGTTTTGATGATGAAGGGCATGAAGGTGATGTAAGTTTTGACCTGAATGGCGTAAAAGTTGTGGTGGATAAGGATAGCATTCGCTATCTTGAAGGCGTGACGATTGATTTTAAAGAATCCATGATGGGCGGCGGGTTCACGGTTGACAACCCGAACGCAACTGCATCATGCGGCTGTGGTTCGTCGTTCCGCACGAAAGAAGAAGCGGGTACACCGGGCGATTGCTAA
- a CDS encoding bifunctional cystathionine gamma-lyase/homocysteine desulfhydrase, producing MRMKTKLIHGGVDGDPHTGAVNVPIYQVSTYKQEAVGKHKGYEYSRTGNPTRHAVEEYIADVEGGVRGFAFASGMAALSTIVSMYNTGDHFVVGDDVYGGTYRVLTKVFNRFGVDVTFVDTSKAEVVREAIGPKTKAVILESPSNPLLKVTDIAAVAEVTKEKGILLIVDNTFMTPYWQNPLQLGADIVFHSATKYLGGHSDVVAGLVAVKDAELGEQLHFVQNSIGAVLGPQDSYYLLRGMKTLGVRMEEHEANARRIAQWLSERSDIVSVYYPGLENHPGHDVAAKQARGFGGMISFDVGSRERAEQVLSRTKIFTLAESLGAVESLISVPAQMTHASIPAERRAELGITDGLVRISVGIEDVEDLIEELERALA from the coding sequence ATGCGCATGAAAACGAAATTAATCCACGGTGGTGTAGATGGAGATCCACATACTGGAGCGGTCAATGTACCGATCTATCAGGTTAGCACGTATAAGCAGGAAGCAGTAGGCAAACATAAAGGCTATGAATATTCCCGCACAGGCAACCCGACTCGCCATGCAGTTGAAGAGTATATCGCAGATGTGGAAGGCGGCGTGCGCGGCTTTGCGTTTGCCTCCGGAATGGCGGCTTTGTCAACTATTGTATCGATGTATAACACAGGCGATCATTTTGTCGTTGGTGATGACGTATACGGCGGTACGTACCGTGTGCTGACCAAAGTGTTCAACCGTTTTGGGGTGGATGTGACATTTGTGGATACGAGCAAAGCGGAAGTCGTTCGTGAAGCTATCGGGCCGAAAACAAAAGCGGTTATTTTGGAGAGCCCAAGCAATCCACTTCTAAAAGTGACCGATATCGCAGCGGTTGCAGAAGTAACGAAAGAAAAAGGCATTCTGTTGATCGTGGACAATACGTTCATGACTCCGTACTGGCAGAACCCACTTCAACTTGGGGCCGATATTGTGTTCCACAGCGCAACCAAATATCTTGGTGGTCACAGTGATGTGGTAGCTGGTCTGGTAGCCGTAAAAGACGCGGAACTCGGTGAGCAACTGCATTTCGTTCAGAACTCCATCGGCGCGGTGCTTGGACCGCAAGATTCGTATTACTTGCTGCGCGGCATGAAAACACTCGGTGTGCGTATGGAAGAGCATGAAGCGAATGCGCGTCGCATCGCACAATGGCTGAGTGAACGCAGTGATATTGTGAGCGTCTACTATCCAGGTCTGGAAAATCATCCAGGACATGATGTGGCGGCTAAACAAGCACGTGGTTTTGGCGGAATGATTTCATTTGATGTCGGCAGCCGTGAGCGTGCGGAACAAGTGCTGTCCCGGACGAAAATCTTTACACTGGCCGAGAGCCTTGGAGCAGTAGAGAGTCTGATCTCTGTTCCGGCACAGATGACGCATGCTTCCATTCCGGCAGAGCGCCGTGCGGAACTCGGCATTACAGACGGTCTCGTTCGTATCTCGGTTGGCATTGAGGATGTAGAGGACCTGATCGAAGAACTGGAACGGGCACTCGCCTAG
- a CDS encoding LysR family transcriptional regulator, giving the protein MEFRQLEYFTEVAKQLNFTKAAEQLCIAQSAISKSIKKLEEDLGVLLFNRIDKKVMLTAEGEVLLRHARRILEQVRHAREEIEEMRGLEKGEVRIGLPSMVGSYYFPNIILDFKKRYPHLQFKLYEQGTMKVQRMLSNGDIDMGVIIQDTIADDLEAVPFLEEEMCVCVPKGHLFAERASVTYEEVAREPLVLFQEGYFQRELIVEAGHKAGIPLAVQFETNQISLLKSLVVRGSGITLFLNMVVANDPDLVAVSLQPPVYLKLAIAWKKHAYLSIANQEFLSFLMERTAAR; this is encoded by the coding sequence ATGGAGTTTCGACAGCTTGAATATTTTACAGAGGTGGCAAAGCAGCTTAACTTTACAAAAGCAGCCGAGCAATTGTGCATAGCCCAGTCTGCGATTAGTAAAAGCATCAAGAAGCTAGAGGAGGATCTCGGTGTACTGCTGTTTAATCGGATTGATAAAAAAGTCATGTTAACAGCAGAAGGAGAGGTGCTACTACGGCATGCGCGTCGGATTCTTGAGCAGGTACGACATGCACGGGAAGAAATAGAAGAAATGCGTGGATTAGAGAAAGGCGAAGTAAGGATCGGCTTGCCTTCGATGGTAGGCTCGTATTACTTTCCTAACATTATCCTAGATTTTAAGAAACGCTATCCGCATCTGCAGTTTAAGCTGTATGAACAAGGGACGATGAAGGTGCAGCGCATGCTTAGCAACGGGGATATCGATATGGGCGTGATCATACAGGATACGATTGCGGATGATTTAGAAGCTGTACCATTTCTGGAGGAAGAGATGTGCGTGTGTGTTCCCAAAGGGCATCTTTTTGCTGAACGGGCATCCGTCACGTATGAAGAGGTAGCACGGGAGCCGCTTGTACTGTTCCAGGAAGGGTATTTTCAGCGGGAACTCATTGTAGAGGCCGGGCATAAAGCGGGGATACCACTGGCCGTACAATTTGAGACCAATCAGATTTCTCTTCTGAAGTCACTTGTAGTGAGGGGAAGCGGTATCACGTTGTTTCTAAACATGGTTGTGGCGAATGATCCGGATCTTGTAGCGGTGTCGCTTCAGCCGCCTGTCTATCTGAAATTAGCGATTGCCTGGAAAAAACATGCGTATTTGTCGATTGCTAATCAGGAATTCCTGTCGTTTCTTATGGAGCGAACAGCGGCACGATAG
- a CDS encoding IS110 family RNA-guided transposase: MKHVVAFDVSMGKSYWVVYNADRHCEFEGEIRHTRSDFEGLHACMEKLIEQDGEQPSIVFEATGVYSRQLERFMQDHQYTYCLLNPLEAKLQSASMRMHKTDRSDAHRLALTHFTVSRREKEVPNDFFQQLKSLSRFYQELDGELSTLRNRMHKVIQLTFSELETIFTSRSELCLHVIQLFPHPDLVNGLSKTVIRNRILKSTDKKLSAGTAEKKAIQLLEAAQNSYPAVSATDVLCDQLRIYVKRYLEILRQREALIRQMEEMSMHREDYQVLLSFPGIGVNTAVRLLAEIGDIRRFDNPKQLNAFAGIDIRRFQSGKTFFQDKINKRGNKHLRKLLYLVIQNMIKQRRFGNNHLVEYYDKVKTQPYNKCHKVASIACVNKLLKCLFYLITHNQHYEYQCATRS, translated from the coding sequence ATGAAACATGTAGTCGCATTTGATGTAAGTATGGGAAAGAGCTATTGGGTGGTGTACAATGCCGACCGGCACTGTGAGTTTGAAGGAGAAATCCGGCATACCCGTTCCGATTTTGAAGGGTTGCATGCCTGCATGGAGAAGCTGATCGAGCAAGATGGGGAACAACCGTCCATTGTTTTCGAAGCTACGGGCGTATACTCCAGACAACTGGAACGCTTTATGCAAGATCATCAGTACACCTATTGCCTGTTAAACCCGCTTGAAGCCAAACTGCAGTCCGCTTCTATGCGGATGCATAAAACGGATCGAAGTGACGCTCATCGGCTGGCGTTGACTCATTTCACGGTCTCTCGAAGAGAAAAAGAAGTACCCAATGACTTCTTCCAGCAGCTAAAGTCTCTCTCTCGGTTTTACCAAGAATTAGACGGAGAACTTTCTACTCTTCGCAATCGGATGCATAAAGTCATTCAACTGACCTTTTCCGAACTGGAAACGATCTTTACAAGCCGATCGGAGCTCTGTTTACATGTCATTCAGTTATTTCCACATCCCGATCTCGTGAACGGTCTTTCCAAAACCGTAATCAGAAACCGGATTCTCAAGAGTACCGACAAAAAGTTATCGGCAGGTACCGCTGAGAAGAAAGCCATCCAGTTGCTTGAAGCCGCACAGAACTCGTATCCGGCGGTTTCCGCAACCGATGTTCTTTGTGACCAGCTACGCATCTATGTCAAACGTTATTTGGAGATTCTTCGCCAACGAGAAGCTCTGATTCGGCAAATGGAGGAAATGAGCATGCATCGAGAGGACTATCAAGTTCTTCTCAGCTTTCCGGGCATTGGGGTAAATACAGCGGTGCGTTTACTCGCCGAAATCGGAGACATCCGCCGCTTCGACAATCCGAAACAGCTCAACGCCTTTGCAGGGATTGATATCCGACGGTTCCAGTCCGGTAAAACCTTTTTCCAGGATAAAATCAATAAGCGCGGAAACAAGCACCTGCGTAAACTGCTTTACCTTGTCATTCAGAATATGATTAAACAGCGTCGTTTCGGGAACAACCATCTCGTTGAGTACTATGACAAAGTAAAAACGCAACCTTATAACAAGTGTCATAAAGTTGCGTCGATCGCTTGTGTAAATAAGCTCTTGAAGTGCCTCTTCTACCTTATTACACACAATCAGCACTATGAGTACCAGTGTGCCACCAGATCATAA
- the mqnE gene encoding aminofutalosine synthase MqnE produces the protein MSTFTQHFIQDQTLLPIIEKIEAGERLSLEDGMTLYNSNDLLTIGQLANLVNTRKNGNNVYFIENMYINPTNVCEAHCAFCGFRRDPGEEGAYTMSMDDLLEYVAKGYTPTTREFHIVGGHNHTVPFDYYLDTIRTLKKNYPDVTIKAYTGAEIVFFAQIAGLTEEEVLKELVKAGLDTLPGGGAEILTEEYRAKMSPEKASTDEWLNVHRLAHNLGMKTHATMLYGSIEKPEERLIHMMRLRELQDDTNGFMVFIPLAIQPKKVTASIKRRTSAFDDMKTMAISRLMLDNFPHVKAYWINIGTQLTQMAVNFGSSDIHGTLVEERISHAVGALTQSGLTRDELVWLIKGAGKQPIERDTFYNIIKEY, from the coding sequence ATGAGTACCTTTACCCAACACTTTATTCAAGATCAGACACTACTTCCGATCATTGAAAAAATCGAAGCTGGTGAACGTCTGTCGCTTGAAGATGGCATGACACTATATAACTCGAACGATCTGTTAACAATCGGCCAGCTCGCCAACCTGGTAAATACACGCAAGAACGGCAACAACGTCTACTTCATCGAAAACATGTACATCAATCCGACCAACGTCTGCGAAGCGCACTGTGCATTCTGTGGCTTCCGCCGTGATCCAGGTGAAGAAGGCGCCTACACCATGAGTATGGACGACTTACTCGAATATGTCGCAAAAGGCTACACACCGACTACACGCGAATTCCATATTGTAGGCGGACACAATCATACCGTGCCGTTTGACTACTATCTCGATACAATTCGTACGCTGAAAAAGAACTATCCGGATGTGACCATTAAAGCGTACACCGGCGCTGAAATTGTTTTCTTCGCACAAATTGCCGGACTAACAGAAGAAGAAGTGCTGAAGGAACTCGTAAAGGCTGGTCTCGATACACTTCCAGGCGGCGGTGCGGAGATTCTAACGGAAGAATACCGCGCTAAAATGAGCCCAGAAAAAGCAAGTACAGACGAATGGCTGAATGTACACCGTCTTGCGCACAATCTTGGCATGAAAACACATGCAACGATGCTGTACGGTTCCATCGAAAAGCCGGAAGAACGTCTCATTCATATGATGCGTTTGCGTGAGCTGCAAGATGATACAAACGGATTCATGGTCTTTATCCCACTTGCGATTCAACCAAAGAAAGTAACAGCGTCCATCAAGCGCCGCACATCCGCGTTTGACGATATGAAAACAATGGCGATCAGCCGCCTGATGCTCGATAACTTCCCACACGTGAAAGCGTACTGGATTAACATCGGTACACAACTGACACAAATGGCAGTCAACTTCGGTTCATCTGACATTCACGGTACACTCGTAGAAGAACGCATCAGCCATGCGGTAGGTGCCCTGACCCAATCCGGTCTTACTCGCGATGAGCTGGTCTGGCTTATTAAAGGGGCTGGCAAACAGCCGATTGAGCGCGATACGTTCTACAACATTATTAAAGAGTATTAA
- the cysK gene encoding cysteine synthase A encodes MNVYSNVKELIGDTPIVEIHSYSLPEGVRLFAKLEYFNPGGSVKDRLGVELIRDAEERGVLKPGGTIIEPTAGNTGIGLALAAVGTGYRVIFVVPEKFSLEKQTLMRALGAEVVNTPTAHGMKGAIEKAKQLEQEIEGAFCPQQFGNPANPAAHYKTTGPEIWQQMDGNVDVFVAGAGSGGTFMGTARYLKEKNPAIKTVIVEPEGSILNGGESGPHKTEGIGMEFLPPFMDTAYFDAIHTISDADAFRHVKELASQEGMLVGSSAGAALHAALLEAKQAKPGTNIVMIFADSSERYLSQKIYEEGI; translated from the coding sequence ATGAACGTATACAGCAATGTTAAAGAACTGATTGGTGATACACCAATTGTAGAGATTCATTCCTATTCACTGCCAGAAGGAGTTCGTTTGTTTGCCAAACTGGAGTATTTCAATCCCGGCGGTAGTGTAAAAGATAGATTAGGTGTAGAATTAATTCGAGATGCAGAAGAACGCGGCGTATTAAAGCCAGGCGGCACGATTATTGAACCGACAGCTGGTAATACTGGAATCGGACTGGCACTGGCTGCGGTCGGCACAGGGTACCGCGTAATCTTCGTTGTACCGGAGAAATTCTCACTGGAGAAGCAGACTCTGATGCGTGCTCTTGGCGCGGAAGTCGTTAATACACCGACTGCCCATGGGATGAAAGGCGCGATCGAGAAAGCGAAGCAGCTCGAGCAAGAAATTGAAGGAGCGTTTTGCCCGCAGCAATTCGGCAATCCGGCAAACCCGGCAGCGCACTATAAGACGACTGGCCCAGAAATCTGGCAACAGATGGATGGCAATGTTGATGTATTTGTTGCAGGTGCAGGCTCAGGTGGTACGTTTATGGGTACAGCCCGCTATTTGAAAGAAAAAAATCCAGCTATAAAAACAGTCATTGTCGAACCGGAAGGCTCTATCCTGAATGGAGGAGAATCAGGCCCACATAAAACGGAAGGGATCGGGATGGAATTCCTGCCGCCGTTTATGGACACAGCTTATTTTGATGCCATTCATACGATATCGGATGCGGATGCATTCCGCCACGTGAAAGAACTGGCTTCACAGGAAGGTATGCTGGTAGGCAGTTCCGCAGGTGCCGCACTTCATGCTGCTCTTCTTGAAGCGAAACAGGCGAAGCCAGGTACGAATATTGTGATGATTTTTGCAGATAGTAGTGAGCGCTATTTAAGCCAAAAAATTTATGAGGAGGGCATCTAA
- a CDS encoding YuzB family protein → MRPMVEFCASNLGIGSELAKKALEEEPDVDVLEYGCLGNCGQCFVQPYALVNGTLIVADTGEELLAAIRTHITTLKKEDEEWKKLGF, encoded by the coding sequence ATGCGCCCGATGGTGGAATTTTGCGCTAGCAACCTTGGAATCGGTTCTGAGCTGGCAAAGAAGGCACTTGAAGAAGAACCAGACGTCGATGTGTTGGAATACGGGTGTTTGGGCAATTGCGGCCAGTGTTTTGTTCAGCCGTACGCGCTTGTGAACGGCACGCTGATTGTGGCGGATACAGGAGAAGAGTTGCTTGCAGCAATTCGTACCCACATTACTACCTTGAAAAAAGAAGATGAAGAGTGGAAAAAGCTCGGATTCTAA